A window of Cydia fagiglandana chromosome Z, ilCydFagi1.1, whole genome shotgun sequence genomic DNA:
cacttttgtttagtgtacgattaaccatgtttttcttattttttcgcaactgtattaaaaaacgtcgttcgatacacgtgcggaaatgtcattcttcactcgtcccgagtcttgccatatctcggtactcgtgaggtaatgacataccttccgcactagcatcgaaatgtactattttgttATCCCAAGTGGGAGTTTCTATTGGACCGCAAACATCCGTATGAATAATTTCCAAAGGGAATTTAGCTTTAAttctgttatttttaaaaggttttCTAGTCATTTTCGCTTTAACACATATTtcgcaaaaaaccgggcaagtgcgagtcggactcgcgcacgaagggttccgtacaataatgcaaaaaaaaaaagcaaaaaacaaacggtcacccatccaagtactgtccactcccgacgttgctaaactttggtcaaaaataacgtatgttgtatgggagccccatttaaatctttattttattctgtttttattagtatttgttgttatagcggcaacagaaatacatcatctgtgaaaatttcacctgTCTAGACAGTcagtcacggttcgtgagatacagcctggtgacagacggagggacggacagcgaagtcttagtaatagggtcccgttttaccctttgggtacggaaccctaaaaatgttctTGATTTGCCCCCCCAATTTTAATACCGTTTACCAATTTAGCTAGACGCGGCACATCCGATACGTGACCGAGCCGGCGATGCCAGATATCGACATTCTCGGAGAACAATACCTCACGAACGTTATTAGCAGAAAATTCTGTTTCATAGAGACCGTTTCTAGTTTTATAACCAGtaagaataatattattatgtttctttACAGATACCTTATTTCCAGCGAAGAGTACAGATGCTCCGTGATCAGTGATTGAACTTACAGATATCAGGTTTCTACAAATTGCAGGAACATATAGTACATCTTCCAGTTCAAAGCCATTTGTCTTAACTGTACCCATGGCTTGAGCGACGAGGTTCTCTGCATTGGCACATCTTATatctacatttataatttctgtaaaatttataatgttattattgtaaAACATGTGTGAGGACGCACCTGAATCAATTATAGCTTTAGTGCTAGTTGTGTGTTTTATTTGTTCACTCACCAGGCTTAAAGTGCGACAAAATCTTTCAATGTGTCCCTTCCTATTACATTTCCTACATATTTTTGTAGAAAAACATTCACTGGAAGTGTGTCCACTTTTGTTGCAAATGGTGCACTTTTTATTAACGCAGCATCTCGCAATATGACCTGGTTGGTTACAGTTGAAGCACTTCTTTTCATTACTTTTCATGGCTTCTCCTATTTGTGGGTGTATTTCAGAAGCACTAGTTTCATATAGCTTAAGTTCTTTTTGAGCACGTTCAATAAGAGTGTGTATGGTTTGGTCAGATTTTGGAGTTACCTCCCATACAGTtctaaagtaatttaaattggctggtaaaattgttaaaatcttttgtataAGCATgtcatcatttattttatttgtggtaGACTGTAGTTCAAAACACATATTTTTAAGTTTGCTAATATCCTGAAGTATATCTCCGCTGAATTTATAGTTATAGAATTCAATTACCTTAAGGTGGCTGTCTCTTTCCACTTTGTAATTGAAGACAACATCTAACTTATCAAAAATATCCTTTGTAGTTGAGCAATTAATAACATAATGTAAGATATTCTCatcaattgattttaaaataaaatattttgcctTTGCTGCTTTACCTGTATCTGCACTATCTTCTCCAACTCCTTTGGCATCCAGAAATAATTTTGCCAGTTTTCGCCAGGTCGAATATGTTGAGGttgatttcaatttatttaaactgtCCAGGTTCTTCATGATTTAAAATTACTGAACGGCGAGATCGTCatccatcggtgtttgacatcactacgataaccgacaatgtcacatcactagaggtggtcgtccatcttaagcgccctccagactatgcgcgtgaatcgcgggcgaagccgcgaacgcaagtgtggcgccgatttcgcagattgttcacgccttcgcggattgttctccgttttttgtcggtatttcggcccgcgtcaaaggagacgcgaagcgcgaacttgcaagactccacattacacactatTTTATTGGCTATCTGTTGACATTGACAAGATAAATTGTCATAACCTTCTATATATGGCGGCTAATTGGTTTGATAGTATCCTGTgcgttttaataaaaatggaaaaagatgttcaaattcaaaatattcaatGGAACAACCAGATAGAGCTGTTGTTTATACAGCTCTACCAGGCTGAGCCCATTTTATGGGATGTGTCATTAAGagactataaaaataaattacgcacATACGACGCGTGGTCGCGAATAAGCGATATATTGGAAATACCTGTAGATAAACTTCAACAAAAGCGTAATTCCCTATTATCGAGCTACAGGGCCTACAAACTTAAAGTGAAAAAGTCGATTAAGTCCGGGGCCGGTGCGGACGAAATATACAAGCCATCTTGGTTCGCGTACGAAGTTCTGGACAGCTTTTTAAGGGATAAGGATACCCCAAAGAAAACAATAACGACGGTAAGATAatcatgtttattttaacgaataCAATAAGTAGTAAACTCGTCTCTGATTTGTGTGGCGTTAAGAGGAGATCGGCGTGGTATTTGCCGCATATTGCGAACGGCACACGTCGTATCGGTTTCGTTTCTCCATGAGCCTGGTTGGATGAGAACGTCGTTCCGGTCATATTGATCAATTGAACCTGGAGGCGTGTAGATATGCGACGATGTCCTGCTACGCCTCAAGTAATTGTGTAACAATATGCAAGTTAATGTAACAATGCTAGCTTTCTCTGGTTGCAATTGTATAGGTTTTTTGAAAACCCGAAATTTGGTAACCAGTATACCAAAAGCGTTCTCTACTGTAACACGAGCACTTGACAATCGTTGGTTGAATATGCGTCGTGGATTTCCCCGCTCAAGGTTTCCGGGATACGGTTTCATTACATTCTCCGAAAGAGCAAATGCTGCATCAGCCAAGAACACATAAGGCACATGTTTATTTAATCCGGGCAATGGATGTGGTGGTGGCAGATTCAGTTGGTTGTCGCAAATCTTTTCCCACAACATGCAGTTTCTAAATACGCCACCATCACTGATTCGACCTTGGCAGCCGATGTCAGCAAAAGTAAAATTGCACTGACTGTCTACTAGTGCCAGGAGGACAATACTGAACGTTCTcttgtaattaaaatattcagatGCCGAGTTAATTGGGCATTGCAAAGCAACATGCTTGCCATCTAGAGCCCCGATGGCCCGAGGAAATTTCAATGAATAGCCTTTTGAAATTTCTAGCCATTCCTCGGGGCATGAAGGAAGCTgcaaaaaaataacattaataatattaatttatttttctaggAGGACAAAGAAAATGTGAATAAAGAAAATGAAGAAGAAAATCTTGAAAAATCACCACCAGCTCAATCTCAAACTATCAGAAGAAAACAAAATCCGCCGGAGCTTCTGCATGCAGGCCGTATGGTAGAAGAAGCCCTGAGTACCTTTAACACAACTATGAAGCATTGTGTTAAAGATACTCAGGATCCAGACGACTGTGATTTATATGGTCAACTTTTGGCCAAAAAGTTGAGAGCACTTAGTATTGAGGACAGGTTGAGAATGATGCATACAATAGATGGTATGTTCTTGACCTGTCCTCAAATAAGACAAGTTAACCCatggtcatcatcatcacaagCTACAGCTACTTCCACAATGCCCCCCTCATATTCTAATCCTTTCACTATAATTTCCAACAACACACTCCCTTCCAGGCCTCAAAAGGATGTATCAATAGATAAACCTTTCAAGCCTATAATAATTAAATCTAGTAAAATCATTCGTCCTCATACAAACCCATTCTAAATATTAAAGTCCCCCAGTATTAATCTAATATCAATATTGAACTTACAGTACCGgccaattatatatatatcaccTCCATGTTTTTTCAGTGGAAccttttttaaatttgtaagtGATTTCCACCTCACTactgtaagtaggtagtctagtagcatagagtaatataagtaaagaaagagtggtaactccatacatcagttttcttatcaaaacgcgaattatttcgtagtcgacatctagtgtcaagtagcagaatttatcagtactgctagttgacaatagatgCCGCGGCGAACGAAAACTAAtagtacatttttcgtcagtagcgACACTTGTCATCtggtatcaagtagcggtactgatagttccgttacttgacgttagatgtcgattacgaaataactcgcgtttaggcaaaaaaactgatgtatggagttaccactctttctttactttaaTATATATTACTCTATGCAAGTAGTAGTCCTTTGTGCGAGCGATGAGAAAAATTGGTCTCATGTTATGGTTTttcatcgtttttttttatagagtaggtaacttattttttttgttagaggatatttaataatatgttgTCTCCTATTGTAATTCACAGTGTttccaaagagaatagagtgtatagagagttaaaatattgtcatagtaaattttgtagtcacagtcaatttactgccatctttacacagatgattaaaacttttagaacgccatttgactttaatCCTCATTCTTGAAAGAATGAGGATCACAGTCAAGTAGCATCCTACAAGTTTTAATCATCTGTGTAAAGATAACTTGACTGtggctacaaaatttactatgacaatatgcctctattttaatttttttggtatttaatTGCCACTGcaatcatcatatatttatatagcaTTTACTCTATACATCTTGGCCGGTACTGTATAATGTTTGTTGTTATTTTAGTGGTtattaatgaaaatataattaccagtagttaccaccaactcattttggtggtaactagtagCTTAGAagatcataatcatttatttgttGCAAATCATGGTATTAAGTAGATCTTAATACAACAGGGAAGGTTCATCTTTATAGTTTATCCTATGAATAGCtgcccagaggcctataaaaatGTCTCCCATTCTATTCTAAATTGAATGTTTACCATGACAGTTAAAAATTACATTTGTCATGGCAAGTATTTCACTCTGGGCCGCTACAGGTGTATTTAGATGTTTCTGAAATGGTtactgtttttttatttctgcttcatttcttgaaatatattttgtatgttgttgaAAGTTATTCCCTTTCTCGCCTGTTATTTGCAGAGACCGGAATTTTCGTGGCACTTGAACTGTCATtccaatataggtacatatataaatacaatacagaACACAATATATATTAAAAGATTAAAAGTAGAGGTAAACAATAAGCAGTCTAATCGCTAAAGCGCAATCTCTTCCAGGTAACTTATTAGTTTAGTTCAATTTCCAGTGTTTATTtgatttcatgtttaaattctGTTTAAGCACTAACAACTGTCCTATTAGTTtctctaaaaaataaaatacatggtCACATTAAtccaaatttattttttattgtatatttctattttacattaCTCAAAAGTTATTTGGAAGAAATTGCTCTTCTGCCTGCCTCTTCTTCTGCTTCTTATTGCCTGGTATGTAGTTATTTACATCTGCATTTAATCTTCTTTAATAGGTATGTTGTGTTCTAtattgtattatatgtataatggaTGTCTATAAATGAGAAGTCActgtaacaattaaaaaataccACAAATATTCTGGTCTTTGGTCATTTGTTAAATTATTAGGCCAAAAATATGTGCAGTATTCTAACCCTTGTAAGGCTCTTATGTACATATTCATTGCAATACTTTTGTGAACTACTATTATTAAGTACCATTTCctttgtttcattgctttttaaaacaaattaatttaattccaaattacctacttatagtttgtgcggaaagagaagagttgtggaatgtatgggaaCCAATACAAACTACgagtcttctctttccgcacagactatagaATAAGGTCcacataaaaaatttaaaaaatgtatggtgGGCCTTACAAGGCTTAAGTTTAtaggtaatattaataaatattcataattaaacatttataatttttatttcaccTTAATTTCATCCTTTAAAGCTTCATTCAAAGCCATGCAAACTTCTGGTATAATTTCTGATATCAACTGAGGTGATATTTTGAATAAGAAATGTAGACTCTGGTAGTCATCGCCGGTGGCCAAATAACGAAGTGTTACTGCGAGACGTATGCGGGCTGGAATGGATTTTCTCAGGTGGGTGTCTTGTTTCGATATTTGGCTCGAAATTTTGTTAAGTAAATATTCGAAATCCATTACAGACATGCGGGTAAACTTTTTGAACTCTCCGGACGGTTCGGCTACCAGTTCACCCAATTGCTTTTCCATACATGCACTGGAACAAAACACAGAAATATGAATGCAACAAAGCTCCAGTTTTAACAGAGTTAATCAGCGAACCCTGGGCTCTAAACCAAGAGCTGACGATGCAACGAGAGAAACAGAAAAACTATTGAAATGCATCTTCTATCTTGTTTAAAATCGGTCGAAAATGTACTTACTTTGATCTATTTCGATGGATACTTGTCATCCACCATCTTCTTCTTCTGCTTTTCCTTTTTCTcttttttgtacattttataaattgataattataatatgatacAGCGCATAACAACAGCGATGCTGCCGTAGCTACAAATTCGTCCATCTTCAAGCCGGGTGCGAATTTGATCAACCAAATCACTTGACAGTTCCAAGTTTGAATCAGCCTTCTTGCTTTGCCGCAAACCAGATCAGCTGACGCTTCGGCGCCATCTTGCCGCGAACTagactgcgaaatcgccgtgaagtgtgcgagtgtggagacATACGTCAACGTCGCggtatgttcgctccgcgacgtcgcgccgcgattcgcgcacatagtctggagggggctttagattgtttttacgcgagagcgtcctcgcatattattttcagatctatactctcatatatgtgattccctaataaatattgttaaaagtggtgtctggtgtttttactcttacagcttcagaagtgcgATGTGAACTTTTCGCCTACTGCGATATAATTTGTCGGAAATtggcaatacaaaattaaccggGCGTAGTCCTttcttgtttcattgttattgaacgttatcgttatataaaataatgaaactgattgtaatgagtaaacgcatcaacaccactcatcagttagggattaaaatatacaaggtcttaccgtccaagacctacaaggataacctaactaacctactaAACCACTGTCGGCTGCCGACGTACTGTACCTTTgccttttgttgtgtttactttcagatatctatttcagtttactgtCCATCATAAATGAACATGTCtggctaaaaaaaaaatacatatggacAGTGTAATAAAGCTGAttccatgatgatgatgaatatgtattacaatattcacagcaGAAGATTACAAGACATAGGCTGACAGTATGGTATGAATAAAAGaaatccttgggattacaaagtaagaattaaagttAACTCAGGTAAGAAGTCGTTGATCCAACAGATAAGAATGTTCCCTGGAACGTTCCCCGGAATGGCCCCGGCCTTAGTGGTAAATATTCACTGCTtctcttatatgttgtgttatttttgtgattcatgtgctttcagatacataacataatgtgattatatacacaTGACATATTAACACAATGCTATGATCATTTTCTAATGGTTGTGTGCGGTGAGAAACCCATTCAAGTAAAAGTCATACAAAACAAgtttggtaatataaatttagccttgattgatactatgtgtatggtGATATTATGCTTTCACAGTTAACAATGAGTgctacttaatactttccctttacagtcaaattaaaatagattccaagttttcaaagacacaaaccggtaaggaaagtgaattgttgtttcacatatgtgtgtgtgtaaaacatgcttattgcaactgaaataatgctttgttagtatgtttttgagttgtgtaatttccagaaatttgacagcaatgattcttgaagtgaattaccataccgttgaaggcattagagcgcctatcagctcagatctctataatgaacccaaatcgacatggataatatttcaaagttagttggttatggatgccagttatattatgttcaagtaattcattatatgcagaaaatgttgataagtgactaatctctgatgtcatggaaaatgaggtatttatttagaaataaaatgattgttcatgttttacatggatactaatggttagtatgtgttacatggacagggttggtaaaatgcgctttgtgaataagcaaaaggaattattggcatctatttgtagctggttagtattgtctgtgacaggtttagtcactccatgtttccggagcctcctcgggctgaatattttaaaaaagatgTTCCATATCTCATATAACCTCATACATCCTTGCAATTCATATTAAGTTGGAGACATACTGCTATAGTAAAAGGCAGTATCTCAGTAAAAATGGCAAGGAAAGTAACAAGGAtaatttctgtctgtctgtacatattattttattaattatgaataaaatgtttatccaaccgttgtgattgttttgttcatagggatgttggtttatgtttgcattgcaaatatttttcacaaaatgtcatgttataaaatgtaccaaagacatatatttaaacagacttaccaaactaatgaaaattttattggcaTTACATTGTCAAGcgtttgagttattgacaaagataatcatttgtgttctagcagtatttttcagatgcatttccttataacaaaacttgattgctgatgacaattatgtcatagtattaactatccttaagaggctagttgtttttggtttctgcagtgtaggccttaagaggcggtccattgctgatgacaattatgtcatagtattaactatccttaagaggctagttgtttttggtttctgcagtgtaggccttaagaggcggtccattgctgatgacaatactatccttaagaggctagttgtttttggtttctgcagtgtaggccttaagagtgctattacatttcggggttgagcgagtttaggtattttacgcgctgcggcaggccgtgcgagctcagtattccgatcccttctaccacactcgcactacaatgatggattaaacattcttgatccttcgcgaagcataatGAAATCAACCAtgacaacactaactgtacttaacttataaagtcctaaaactgttatttggtaagtacgaaaatactaaatgcagtgcaaatgtacataggggctgttcataaattacgtcatatatttttgacccccccatccctcaaatcatccaaaaatcatgcttcggatgactctgtttcctcctacgtcatgctaccatcatccgatgtccagaccccctccccccctcctcccatttgaaacgacgtactttatgaatagccccatactcgtacttatgaacgtatattactcgaaagaaattataggtactcgcttatttacaagaaacaagttacaagaaactgaagatacacagggtctgatgatggagctggaaggtggccacgggtaccagtctatcatgtaactaaaccacttcgtgtttgggctcgtttgattcgtctcaacaagatctttgacactgaagacacacagggtctgatgatggagctggaaggtggccacgggtaccagtctctcatgtaactaaaccatttcgtgtttgggctcgtttgattcgtttcaacaagatctttgacacaagacagtactcagggtctgatgatggagctggaaggtggtcaccattaccaat
This region includes:
- the LOC134678809 gene encoding uncharacterized protein LOC134678809; translated protein: MAANWFDSILCVLIKMEKDVQIQNIQWNNQIELLFIQLYQAEPILWDVSLRDYKNKLRTYDAWSRISDILEIPVDKLQQKRNSLLSSYRAYKLKVKKSIKSGAGADEIYKPSWFAYEVLDSFLRDKDTPKKTITTEDKENVNKENEEENLEKSPPAQSQTIRRKQNPPELLHAGRMVEEALSTFNTTMKHCVKDTQDPDDCDLYGQLLAKKLRALSIEDRLRMMHTIDGMFLTCPQIRQVNPWSSSSQATATSTMPPSYSNPFTIISNNTLPSRPQKDVSIDKPFKPIIIKSSKIIRPHTNPF
- the LOC134678802 gene encoding uncharacterized protein LOC134678802 yields the protein MCANRGATSRSEHTATLTYVSTLAHFTAISQSSSRQDGAEASADLVCGKARRLIQTWNCQVIWLIKFAPGLKMDEFVATAASLLLCAVSYYNYQFIKCTKKRKRKSRRRRWWMTSIHRNRSNACMEKQLGELVAEPSGEFKKFTRMSVMDFEYLLNKISSQISKQDTHLRKSIPARIRLAVTLRYLATGDDYQSLHFLFKISPQLISEIIPEVCMALNEALKDEIKLPSCPEEWLEISKGYSLKFPRAIGALDGKHVALQCPINSASEYFNYKRTFSIVLLALVDSQCNFTFADIGCQGRISDGGVFRNCMLWEKICDNQLNLPPPHPLPGLNKHVPYVFLADAAFALSENVMKPYPGNLERGNPRRIFNQRLSSARVTVENAFGILVTKFRVFKKPIQLQPEKASIVTLTCILLHNYLRRSRTSSHIYTPPGSIDQYDRNDVLIQPGSWRNETDTTCAVRNMRQIPRRSPLNATQIRDEFTTYCIR